The DNA segment aaatattactgAGCTGATTTATGGGTGTGAACATTTTACTCCCCCAGAGTTACATGAAGCATTGCCATTTTCGTGGGACGTCCCGAAGAGGCAGCAGGAAACCAAACACGGCAACGTAGTCTATAAGCTACGATGGGTTTCCCAGCTAAAACCTGGGACATCGTGCCTGAACGTACAGACACAAGTCACGGCAGGCAAGCAGCAGGGCACTGAGATGCCAATGAAACCCTGCAAAGATCTGTCTTGGGAGAAATGTCCGGGTTCCCTCCGAGATATGGCCACACTCTCCTCAGCCCCTGCTGCTGAGCCTCCTTCCAGGAACGACAGAAGAATATGTTCAGGACCCTGTACCTGCCTGCAGGCTGGAACTTTGTGGCTATAAATACATCACCCACTTCatgggggcagggcggggcagggcggggcagggggagtgGTGAGCTTCCAAAAGCACAATCACCCTCATGAACTGGTGAAGTAAGTTTCATTCATAAACATTTATATCCAGCAAAAGATTTCAAAACAGACTTTCTTTACATCAAGCATTCCCACAGAGGGAAGGGAAGCCATGAGAAATTCCTCTACTGGTAGCCAAACGTTTTCCCTCACAACAGGAAATGATGCTCTAACACATGACGGTTGAGGGGTTATAACATCTGCAGATGTTTTCTATAGAAGTGTTGTCCCATGAAAAGTTCTCGTGTAGCAAACAGAAAGAAcattcaacatttaaaaacatgtaacAGTGTTTGTACACCCTAGAgttgtgtgtacacgtgtgtgtacgcatgtctgtgtttgtgtgtgtctgtgctttacagaacagaaatgtgTATTTCTTCTTCCACTTAAAGGTATCAGAAAGACTGAGGTTTCTTAACACTGAGGTGTGCCAGATGCTTTGCATGCATACCTCATGTTCTCGTTTCATCCTCACCACAAGCCCGGGAGGTACGGACTATTGCTGTTACCATTTTATACTGAGGAAATGAGGTCCCTGGTGGTTAAACCTGAGGTCACACCAGCAGCAAAGGACAGAGTCAGCCTGATTCCAAAACCCATGTTCTTCCCACTATATGGCTTCACCTCCTCAAGGTCCATCAAATGCTTGTACCCTTTCCTGTACACACATGTAAATGTTTCTGCTGGAGTAATTTTTATAGTTTGTGGGAAAGTGCTACCAGGAGAGCTGAAGAGGAACAGAAGGAGATTTTTGAAAGCTACAGAAAGGATAGAGTTCCAACATGTATTTGGGCATTTCCAGAAGGTACAACGCAAGAGTACAGTCTCAGCATTAATTAGCATCTCATGCATATGGGGTAAGGTGTCCTATACCGTATTTAGGAGATATTCAGTTGCATCCCAAGCACAAACTATAGCTCGTCTGCGTCCCACTGTTTTTGTCCACAATTTCCTCCACCTGTCAGACGACAGTCTCAGTTTCAGTGGTGGTGGTGTGGTCTTCTGGGCGCCTGGGTTGCATCTCATCTTTGAGAGCCCTGGTCAGAACCACTTTTAAGGACTCTTTGAACCGCTTCTTCCTGCTGCTGCCCACGAAGAAGTAAATAAAAGGGTTGGCGCTGCTATTGATtgtagagaagagaagagaaatgtgGTGCAAGTTCCTGAACGTCGACCAATACTCATAATAGAGCAGGTAGAGGAGCCTCATGGGCACGGCGAAGATGAAGAATATGATGATGGAGACCGTGATGACAAGGTACAGCTTCGAGGAGTGGGATGCCCACGTATTCTTCCGAATCTTCACTACCAAGATGGTGCTGGACACCACCATGAGTGGAGTGAAGACCAGGAAGCTCAGAACGACTATGAAGACGATCACCGCCCTGCAGTCACTTCGGGATTGAGTCTGTCCTTCACCGTCAATGCACATGACGTATTCCATGGTGGTCACTAAGCAGGAAAGTGCCCACAGGAGGGCACAGACGAATGCTGACTGGTGCTTGGGGCGATGGCAGCGGTACCAGATGGGGTACAGGACGGACAGGCACCTCTCCACACTGATGGCTGTCAGCAGATACAGACCCGTGTTGTAGCCAAAGAGAAAGGTCACCGACAATGTGACGATTGTGTAGTAATAGCCGGAAGAGAGCTCGTAATCTAAAGCATAGTCGACAGacagaataaaaatgcaaaagagtAACGAGATGTCCGCAATAGACAAGTGGGTGACGTAGACGGTGAAGGGGTTTCTTCTCATCCGGAAGCAGAGGAACCAGAGGAGAATTCCATTCTCAACAAAGCCCAGTGGGGAAATGCTCATGATCACCCAGTGCACGATGGGAATTTCCCGACGCGGCTCTGCTACTGAGGTGTTCCCTCTGGTTGAGGCGTTCGAGGACTCCTCAGCGACAAATGATGTCCTGTTTGCCTCATCCATGAGGGGACCTCAGCCTGGGCTCTTCAGgtatttttctgtaaataagtttaagaaaaaatCAAGGTTGATGAATTGCAGTAAAAGGGAGACTTCAGCTACGGATTATAACCTTCAAGTTATACAAAAAGTGTTTACTAGACTGTACAATTCTCTTTCCAACGAAGATAAAATTACACATTTTACTGAGAGGGAACTGATTGAATAATCTTTTTTGATCCCCCCAATAGCCTTTGTTTCTGTATTACTACTTGCTTGTGGTTCAGCACCAAAGGGGATCCGCCAAAGCAAGAGGGTCAAATTCCTGGTGTCCGTATCTGGTCTGGCCCGAGCTTTCTGAACGGTGTTTTGAAAACCATCTCATCTTCTGTGCCTTCATTTCCTGGCCTGAGAGACCAGGTTCATCACATTAAAATGCAATGACAAAATACATCTTTGGGCAATGCTGTTGTTGTCGCTTTTTAATGCATAAAGTACCGTAAGTGATGGGTGACTGAGAGGGTACCAGTACTTGCAAAAAGTGTGAACAATTAGAAGGTACGTGTTTTATGTGGTTCAATAGGCGACCAATATTCAATATGGAAAAGGTATGTTCAGTAGGGTaccaatattttcaaaatgtgaacAATTAGAAGGTATGTGTTTCATGTGGTCTCAATATCTGTGACGAAGCTGTGCACCTACTCAGACCAGGTATGCCCTGCAAACCATCGCTGGGGAACAGATGGTGCTTTTCAACAAGGTGTATTCATATCCTCGTGCTCCATAGGCCAGACCATGCGGCAAAACACTATTGACAGATACTAAACAAAGCACTAACCCAAAACcaataaaaatgctaaatatttGAGACTGCAAAGCGAAGATTATCAGCCACTTTCCCTCACACTTTAGGAATTGCTAAATAAACATATGCAGGGCTCCTACCCTCTTCCTGTTATATGACAAATATACATTAGCCACTTCCACCACTGGGGAATGGAACAGGGAGGCGCCCACAGAGATCATCTCCTTTGTTCCAACTCATGacgtccttggcttttgttttttggtggtggtggtaaaacatttttctttgcttttggtcCTTCCAAAACAGAGTCCTATATGTGCAAAATAATTAACCTCTAGAAAGTTAATTTGTAGATAGATGCCTCTTCTGAACGAGCTCACCTGAGGCAGAACAGTACATAGACGCAATATTGTGTGAGCAGGTGGGCTGGTGAAAAGGCTAGTTTCCTCTCCAGTGTTTGATCCAGGAGCCCACAGAGGTCCTGGCTTCATGGTCCTGAGACCCCTCTCCCCACTAACCCTTCCCTCAGCTGTTCTGATGACATCCTGGAAATTATTTTTACTGGAGCAGATTCTCCTTTTGTTTCATAATTAGATAAGATATAGACCCCAGTACCCTTAGGAGCCAAACACAAGGACCGGAATTCACAATTCCATGGCATGGCTGAACAAAGAGCAGCTGTACAGACCAGACTTTATTTGAAGTTTGTAGGTAAGATAGCCATATTCCCCAAGTTCATCCACCAAGTATTTTTCAGTGCCAACTTCAGGCCAGGCACCGTTTCAGGCACGGGGCTACAGCCGTGAATGAAACAAAGCATCAACCTCTTGGAGTTTATATTCCAGTGGGGAGGCAGCCAGTAACCAATAactaataacaacagcaacaaacaaaTAGAGGTCAGATCGTAATAAGCACCACAGAGAAAAGTAAAGCACAGACCATGGCGCAGACCAGAGTGTGGTTTTGGAGACAGTGAGACATGGTTGGATTCTGGATGCAATTTGAATTGCTAACAGGTGAGATATGAGTtactgaaggaaaagagaagagtttGTAGCCACTTGCTGAATGGACAATGTGCAGGGAGAGCAGTTTGGGAGGGGCCATACGGAGCTTGGGAAGCTCATGCAACAGCCAGACGGAGCTGTCTCAAAGCATGTCGGGAGCTGGGGTGTGGGAGCAGATGTAGGCTGTGTGCAAACAGGtgaaatgttactcagccataaaaaggaacgaaacggtgccatttgcagagacgcggatggacctagagacagtcatacagagtgaagtaagtcagaaagagaaagacaaataccgtataatatcgcttatatgtggaatctagaaaaatggtacaggtgaccttatttgcaaaggagaaatagagacacatgtagggaacaaacgtatgggtaccaaggggggaggggggtgggatgaactgggagactgggattgacatatatacactactatgtataaaatagataactaatgagaacctactgtatagcacagggaactcgatgctctgtggtgacctaaatgggaaggaaatccaaaaatgaggggatatacatatatgtgtagctgattcactttgctgtacagcggaaactaacacaacattgtaaagcaactatactccaataaagatgttacaaataaataaagatcatcatgcacagacacgcacacacacaaaaacgaGGTGAAACGTAAAATCATGAGGCTAGATGAGATAACCTATGAAATGTGGGTCATTAAAAAGGAGAAGAGGTCCAAGGACTGAGCCTTGGAGCGTTTCAAAGTTTAGAGCTTGGGGGAATGAAGAGAAGGAAGCAAAAGAAACTGAGAAGCTGGGAGCATAATTTATTCATGGGaacaggagggaaggcagagtgTGTGGCTTAAGATGCAGCCAGGTGGGTCGAGTGACGAGGGAGTGTTACAAGTTGGAAGAAGTTCTCTTCTGAATGTGCAGTATCTCTTTTTTCAGCAAAGTCAGGAGCAAGGTCATCCGCTGAGAGTGAGGAGATGTTAAGGGTTTAAGGAGAGAGGGCAAGAAGTGAAGTAAttaggagaaagagggaaaggactgggtaaatatacaaaaagcaaCATTTCCGGGCAAACCTTAGAGATTGCCTGGATTAGTGCTCATGAATTTAAAGAGAGATGATTGGCATGACATGTGCTTTTCTCCAGCTATGGCTCAGCTGTCCAGGTGTGAGTGTGCAGAAAGAGGAGAGATGGATTTAACCAGGATTGGGGTTCTACCAGGCTGGTGCAATGGAAAGTGGGAGACACATTATAGCACATACAAAGTGGGGGACACACTACAGCACATAGACTATGGAATTCAGTAGAGttatgagaaaagtgaggccagGAGAGAGGTGACAGAGGGTGAACAGGAAACAGGAGCCCTCGACTGTAGATCCCAGCAGTGTCAGAGAACTAACTGCTGAAGTCCGAGTACTAAAGGTAGAGAACTGGAAAATAGGAGGCGGAGGTTGAACAGTCGGATGCTTGAAGCTGAGATTGCAGTGGTGTGGTTTGGGGGTTACTGGCATTGATAAATGTAGTGCATGACCATGGGAATGAATGGCTGAGGGAGAGTGGAGGACGAGATCCTTTGATCAGGACCTGGAGCCAGGGTGTTGGAAGAATTGTCTACATGGACATTGAAATCACTGGGAAATAGGCTAGAATACAGGAATATCATTAGAAAAAACTGGCTGTGATCCAGGTGTAAAATCCTTAAGGAATTTGGAAGAGCGGCCCAGAGGTCTGTAGACAGTCACAGCAAGGAGGGTGGTAAGTAACATAGTTGGATGGTATGCACTTTAGAGCTGGgtgttttgttggtggtggtggtgatggtgtttcaggggagagaagaagcaaacagaaaaaccTGAAACACAAAAACGGTAGAGGGTATGAAGGGTCTAGATCAGTGTTGTCCAACAGAAATGTAATGTGAGCCATGTGTGTAATTTAAGGTTTTCTGGGAGCCACACACAAAAACgtaaaaagaaatatgtgaaatgaattttaatagcatattttatttaattcgaTGTgttcaaaatatcatttcaatgtGTAAtcgatataaaaatattaatgagctattttagcttctttttttcaCAGTAAGTCTTCAAAATGCAGTGTGCAGTTTACTCTCATAGAGCATCATGTTTCAGACCAGCAACACTTCACATGTGCACTGGCCACACatggccagtggctaccatattggatggcACAGATCTAGGGCCATCACCAAATCAAAATAGCTTACATGAGGGAGTCAaatgttttcatcttttaatAACAAACCTAAATCAAAGACGAGAAATGTAAAATCAGGACctaataagaatttttaagaaaagagacaAGAACATCTTtctgactcagttcacagtctgGAATCTCTCATGGACCATAGCGTCATTCAGCTTTTAGTTTCTCATTATATGTAAGAGAGCTCTCGTGTACTCCTCAAAAAAATCAGTCAggaattaatacacagaaatctcttgcattcttatacactaatgatgaaaaatatgaaagagaaattaaggaaacactcccatttaccactgcaagaaaaagaataaaatacctaggaataaacctacgtaaggagacaaaagacctgtatgcagaaaactataagacactgatgaaagaaattaaagacaatacaaacagatggagagatataccatgttcttggattggaagaatcaacattgtgaaaatgattatactacccaaagcaatgtacacattcaacgcaatccctaccaaactaccaatggcatttttcacagaactagaacaaaaaaatttcacaatttgtatggaaacacaaaagaccccgaatagccaaagcaatcttgagaaagaaaaatggagctgaaggaatcagtcTCCcggacatcagactatactacaaaagctacagtaatcaagacagtatggtactgacacaaaaacagaaatatagatcaatggaacaggacagaaagcccagagataaacctatgtacatatggtcaccttatctttgataaaggaggcaagaacatatgatggagaaaagacagcctcttcaataagtggtgctgggaaaactggacagctacatgtaaaagaatgaaattagaactcttccTGATTAGAACATTCCTTAGAAtgtgaggaaatatttgcaaatgaagcaactgacaaaggattaatctccaaaatatacaagcagctcatgcagctcaatatcaaaaaaacaaataatccaatccaaaaatgggcagaagacctaaatagacatttctccaaagaagatatacagactgccaacaaacacatgaaagaatgctcaacatcattaatcattagagaaatgcaaatcaaaactacaatgaggtatcacctcacaccggtcagaatggccatcatcaaagaatctacaaacaataaatgctggagagggtgtggagaaaagggaactctcttgcactgttggtgggaatgtaaattgatacagccactatggagaacagtatggagtttccttaaaaaactaaaaatagaactaccatatgacccagcaatcccactaccggacatataccctgagaaaaccatacttcaaaaacagacaggtgggcttccctggtagcacagtggttgagagtctgcctgccgatgcaggggacatgggttcatgccccggtccaggaagatcccacatgccgcagagcagctaggcccgtgagccatggctgctgagcctgcgcgtccagagcctatgctccgcaacgggagaggccacaacagtgagaggcccgcgtaccgcaaaaacaaaacaaaacaaaacaaaaaaacagacagataCTACGAtattcgttgcagcactatttacaatagtcaggacatggaagcaacctaagtgtctatcaacagatgaatggataaagaagacggggcacatatatacaatggaatattactcagccataaaaagaaacgaaactgagttatttgtagtgaggtggatggacctagagtctgtcatacagagtgaagtaagtcagaaagagaaaaacaaatactgtatgctaacacatgtatatggaatctaaaaaaaaaaaaaaaaagagaaggttctgatgaacctaggggcaggagaagaataaagacacagacgtagagaatggacttgaggacacggggagggggaagggtaagctgggacgaagtgagagagtggcatggacttatatatactaccaaatgtaaaataggtagctagtgggaagcagccgcatagcacagggagatcagctcgttgctttgtgaccacctagaggggttggatagggagggtgggagacagaCGCcggagggagaggatatggggatatatgtatacatatcactgattcactttcttatacagcagaaaataacacaacattgtaaagcaattatactccaataaagatgttaaaaaaataaattaaatgcactcacattaaatattaaaagaaaatccgTTAGGAAAGTTGTTTCAACACATAAGACCAAATTGTATTTTTCTATGACAGTCAAACTCAAGTAACCAAATTCTCTTTCTAAAGAGAGATCATCTTGTTTCCGTTGTTTAACCAACACATAGGTTTCAGTCACTGCACTAGGAGTTaaggatacagaaataaataagacacagacATCTGCACAGTTTTACAGGGGAGGCAGACAGAACTAAATCTAATTCAATATGGGAAATGGAATAAAGGAGACTGACCGCATCAGAGCAAACACGCACCAGGAAGCCTTGTCTCAGGGAGCAAACACGCACCAGGAAGCCTTGTCTCAGGGTTTCAAGGTGGGCTTCACAGGGCTGGGCCTTGAAGGGTCAGTAGGAGTTTGTTAgctgaggaaggaaaagaaaggcattttaagaaaaaagaacagatggaCAAAGGCATGGAGGCAGGAGGGCACAGAATGTTGGTGGTGGAGTTTGAGGAGACTGGTGGACCCAAGGTGGAGGTACGActtaacaagaagaaaaaaacaactggaCTGAGCATGAAGGCCTGGCTATGATGCTTCTTTAAATATCAGGCTTATTTTATAGGTTATGCTTATTCAACATTAGTGCTTAAAAATTATATGGGGttgtttattaaaaatgcaaattccaggGCCCCACTGTTTCAGGAAGCCTGGGGTGGGACCCTGGAATCTGATCTTTCATAACCCAGGGCATTCTGATGCAGATGGGTCCTGGGCCATGGTTTGAAAAACACTaccttactgtatagcacagggaactctacttaatactctgcaatgacctatatgggaatagaatctgaaaaagagtggaggtatatatatatatgtatatatatatatatatatatataattgattcactttgctgtacagcagaaactaagacaacatcgtaaatcaactagactccaattaaaattaattttaaaaaaatgaaaaatactactTTTTGTACTAGGGAGCCATTAAAGTTTCAGTGCAAGGCTGGGATGTGACCTGAACTGTGCTTTAGAAAGGTTACCCTGGTCATTGTCTACAGGCTGAATGGAAGGGAATAGTGGATGGATCAGAGAAACCAGTAGGGAGTTGTTGGAATAGTCCCAGTGAGAAATCAGAGCTAGGATAATGACTGAAGGAAAGAACGGATTCCAGAGACATTTCAGAGAAGACTGGTAAGGCCCCAGTGACCATGAAGGGGAAGAGAAATGGAGGCATCAGCGGACTGAGCTTCCCATCTGAGGAGGCTGTGTAGACAACTCCTGTTGACTGAGATCAGGGACGGGAAGGGCAGCGGCCGGGAGAACAAAGAACTCGTTTCGTTGTGTGTTGAGAATGAAGCATCAGGAGGACACGCATAAGGGTGGATTCCAGATGTGCTAGCCTGTGTGTTCTCTGCTCCCAAGGGCCTACATCTTTTAATAAGCAGAACTtcacaaaacaaagaataatagACACACGAGATCTTTAGAACATTATTCATTACTGTGCATTTGCCTGATTATAAACTTCAAATGTAGTATgttatatgcataactgattcactttgctgtacacctgaaactaacacaacattgtaaatcaactaaattccaacaaatatttttaaaaatataaataaaaaaataaatttctgggcttccctggtggcgcagtggttgagagtccacctgccaatgcaggggacacgggttcgtgccccggtccgggaagatcccacatgctgtggagcagcagagcccgtgagccatggttgctgagcctgtgcgtccggaacctgtgctccacaacaggataggccacaacagtgagaggcccgcataccccccaaaaaaaaaaaaaaaaatttcaaaggcaGAAGTCACCTAAGATCACATGCTCCTCTTTTATTCCCATGTCTTTGGCCTGGACTCCTGGGATCAGTCTCCTCATTTCCTGTTCTTGCTCCCTGCACCAATCTATCCTTCCCAGACCCTCACATTGCCATTCCTTCCTTTTCTAATACTCCCTCCACCACTCTGGTGTTACTCATTAATTACCTCTATAGCCATGACATTCCTCCTTATAGAGTTAAAATTATATCTTTGCATTAAACTGCAAACTCTTCCAAGGCAAAACTTTATTATTCACGTCTGAATCTCTAGGACTTGACACAgctattcaataaatacatactgaaTTATTCCAAGGGACAAAGGCCGTCACCATGGCCCTGAGAATGCACCCTGGTTACCCATGAAAGAAAACCGCCATCTTGAGCCCAGGCCATCACATGTGTCTTGATCATGATGTGGTtggaaagcaaataaaaacccCATTAAAACTAATTCTCATTAAAAACTAACAATaaccctggggacttccctggtggcgcagtggttaagacctcacactcccaatgcagggggcccgggttcaagccctgatcagggaagtagatcccacgtgccgcaactaagagttcgcacgcctcaactaaggagcctgcctgccgcaactaagacccggtgcaaccaaataaataaataaatattaaaaaaaaaaaacctaacaataACCCTCCAAATAGATTTGTTATAGCGTGGTTTTATTTAAATGAACACATTGCTAAAAGTTACATTCCCAGTCTTACCAGACCAAACTGAATTTCAGTCCCTCAGGTGAAATAGCGGGTGGCAAGAAGTACCTTGAACACAGCTGGTCCTACCTGCTCACCACCCCCAGacccttccttcctccaggcCCCCGGGTCACTTTGCAGACTATTCACCTCCATGGGTGGATGACAAAGATGTTTGAGGTCGGGAAGGGTAAGGAGAGTAGAAGGGTGAGTGCTGCCAGCTGAAAAGACCGTCTAGCTCAGAAAGCAGTGCAGATGAGGGGAAGCAATTGCACTGCAGGATTAACTGCTATGGGCAACCTGTCTCCATGTCACCCCAGTTCTGGTACCATGGGCTCTCTGTCCAGGCACATGCAGCGTCTTCTTTGTGCAGCTCTCTTTCTAGGCAGCAATCATCTTTGCAGTGATGCACGTTTATCCAACCGTGACTGTCCCAGATGGAAGGAGAGTATCCTGACAGCACTCTGCGTCCCTGACATGGTTGGTAACACAGCAACACAGCAGTAGAAACCCCACTATGTAGGAAATGGCATCATTCTGGGAAGCACTATTGGCAGCATCAGAGAAGCATCTTCCCAGCCTCTCTGCCCTCTCATTCCCTACAAGTCCTAGGGAGACAGCAGAAAGGTGGAGCGTGAGAATGCCATTGCCTAGGACTTCAGGGTTCCGGGCATCTTCCCTTTGTGTTAGCGTTGGATACTTCAGTCAGCTTGGGAGGCTGTTAAGTATGAATGAAAAATATCGCCTGCCTTATCAGTAAACAAAGCATGTTGCAGCCGTCAAGTCATCACATTACAGCCGCCTtgacggtgagccctgagggaactcaggatggaggcaGGAcgcacccccaccccacccccacccccacccccccaccccacccccacccccccaccccacccccaccccacccccaccccccacccccccaccccacccccacccccccaccccccaccccatcccccccaccccccaccccccaccccatcccccacccccaaccacaccccaccccacccacccccaccccctccaccccgccAACAAGCAGCCAGACCCAAAGtgatgcaccctgaggagactccgGATGAGAAAGCGCAGGGCACTGGCCTCAGACAGCTGAGGTGCGCACAAAGGAAAGATTTCAGTGAGCCCCGAGCGACTGTGAGATACACACATTCTCCACTAATTTGAGGCTTCTTTCTCCGAGCTCTTCCCACTCTGCCCTGGGGCCGAATCCTCTTTTTAAGACctgtctccggacgcgcaggctcagcggccatgcctcacgggcccagccgctccgcggcatgtgggatcctcccggaccggggcacgaacccgtgtcccctgcatcggcaggtggactctcaaccactgtgccaccagggaagccccctatagcCTCTCTGTTATAAATCTAATCTAATCTGCCTCTAATCCTTCCTACTTAAGGAGTTGAAAACATCACATTTCCTAATGttataggatttcttttttctccaaagaCTCATTTAATTTCTGTTTATGACTTAGACAACGTAAGACTGAAATCACTGTGTTGTCTCTACATTCAAA comes from the Pseudorca crassidens isolate mPseCra1 chromosome 13, mPseCra1.hap1, whole genome shotgun sequence genome and includes:
- the MAS1 gene encoding proto-oncogene Mas; translation: MDEANRTSFVAEESSNASTRGNTSVAEPRREIPIVHWVIMSISPLGFVENGILLWFLCFRMRRNPFTVYVTHLSIADISLLFCIFILSVDYALDYELSSGYYYTIVTLSVTFLFGYNTGLYLLTAISVERCLSVLYPIWYRCHRPKHQSAFVCALLWALSCLVTTMEYVMCIDGEGQTQSRSDCRAVIVFIVVLSFLVFTPLMVVSSTILVVKIRKNTWASHSSKLYLVITVSIIIFFIFAVPMRLLYLLYYEYWSTFRNLHHISLLFSTINSSANPFIYFFVGSSRKKRFKESLKVVLTRALKDEMQPRRPEDHTTTTETETVV